The uncultured Desulfobulbus sp. genome window below encodes:
- the glyQ gene encoding glycine--tRNA ligase subunit alpha: protein MYFQDIIATLNSYWASAGCVVMQPYDMEVGAGTFHPATLLRALGPEPWKAAYVQPSRRPTDGRYGENPNRLQHYYQYQVVIKPSPKDVQAMYLESLERFGLNLLEHDIRFVEDDWESPTLGAWGLGWEVWLDGMEITQFTYFQQAGSVDLKPITVEITYGLERIAMYLQKVDSVYDIAWNEHVTYGEIFHQAEKEFSAFNFEEANVGDLTEAFDNYEREALKLVEKGLILPGYDYCLKCSHTFNLLDARKAISVAERTRYIGRIRQIARQVAQRYVEQRAEMGHPLLKDDK from the coding sequence ATGTATTTTCAGGACATCATTGCCACTTTGAACAGCTATTGGGCATCCGCAGGGTGTGTTGTCATGCAACCCTATGATATGGAAGTCGGTGCCGGCACCTTTCATCCCGCGACCCTGCTGCGTGCATTGGGCCCTGAGCCGTGGAAAGCGGCCTATGTCCAGCCTTCACGCCGTCCCACCGACGGGCGCTATGGTGAAAATCCCAACCGTCTGCAACATTACTATCAGTACCAGGTGGTGATTAAACCCTCACCCAAAGATGTGCAGGCAATGTATCTGGAGAGCCTGGAACGTTTCGGCCTCAATCTCCTGGAGCATGATATCCGCTTTGTCGAGGACGACTGGGAATCTCCCACGCTGGGGGCCTGGGGCCTTGGCTGGGAGGTCTGGCTCGATGGCATGGAGATCACCCAGTTCACTTACTTTCAGCAGGCGGGATCCGTCGATCTCAAACCGATCACCGTTGAGATCACCTACGGGCTTGAGCGTATCGCCATGTACCTGCAGAAAGTGGACTCGGTCTACGACATAGCTTGGAACGAGCATGTTACCTATGGGGAGATCTTTCATCAGGCGGAAAAAGAGTTCTCGGCCTTTAACTTTGAAGAGGCCAATGTGGGCGACCTGACCGAGGCCTTTGACAACTATGAGCGTGAAGCGTTGAAGCTGGTGGAGAAGGGACTTATTCTCCCTGGCTACGATTATTGCCTCAAGTGTTCGCACACCTTTAACCTGCTGGATGCGCGTAAGGCAATTTCAGTGGCCGAGCGGACCCGCTACATAGGAAGAATTCGTCAAATTGCTCGGCAGGTAGCCCAGCGCTACGTTGAACAGCGAGCCGAGATGGGGCATCCGCTCCTCAAAGACGATAAGTGA
- the uvrA gene encoding excinuclease ABC subunit UvrA has protein sequence MEPQHLRIRGARMHNLKNISVDLPRNKLIVFTGLSGSGKSTLAFDTLYAEGQRRYVESLSTYARQFLGQMNKPDVDLLEGLSPAVSIEQKTTSRNPRSTVGTVTEIYDHLRLLFARAGQPHCPECGQPIRSQSIHDMIETILARPEGEKMILLAPLVTQKKGQHEQVFQRLRKEGFVRVRVDGEVRQLSEEISLEKNKHHFIEAVVDRLVIKPSIRRRLDESVSTAVALGGGTMLAHFPDSGEEVLFSESAACHQCGISLPELSTQLFSFNNPQGACPVCSGLGINQFIDEELIVPDDSLSLLEGAIVPWTRRRLSTQADNWIEAFARHYRFDPATPFADLPAKVKKGLLHGTGKTKLEFIHTRGKRSLVSNLAFEGVVPRLNRLFRETSSSRMREEIEGFMTEQGCPACHGARLKPEALAVRVGQWSIIDLCRMAIEQLISEMETISFEKRQGIIAAPILKEIRERLFFLHGVGLGYLSLDRRAGTLSGGEAQRIRLASQIGSGLAGVLYILDEPSIGLHQRDNNKLIKTLITLRDLGNTVIVVEHDSDTIASADHVLDIGPGAGVHGGEILYSGPVPGLLDCEESQTGGYLSGRLKIEVPQKRRPQQIKIGRCIEVVGATINNLQNLRVQFPLGVMTCVTGVSGSGKSSLVIETLFNEAQRSFTDRKGYLRGPQLLKGLDLLDKVIDIDQSPIGRTPRSNPATYTGVMTPIRELLARLPESRARGYQPGRFSFNLKGGRCETCEGDGVLRIAMHFLPDIYVTCERCQGKRYNEETLEIEYKGKNIADILQMTVEEALDFFQNVPPIAGRLQTIVDVGLGYLSLGQSSVTLSGGEAQRVKLAKELSRRSTGKTLYILDEPTTGLHPADIQHLLQVLSRLVDSGNTVVVIEHNLDVIKTADWVIDIGPEGGSGGGQVIAAGTPEDIAKESKSYTGMFLKQFLNGTS, from the coding sequence ATGGAACCGCAACACCTTCGCATTCGCGGCGCGCGCATGCACAACCTGAAAAATATTTCAGTGGACCTGCCGCGCAACAAACTGATTGTTTTCACAGGTCTCTCCGGCTCCGGCAAGTCCACCCTCGCCTTTGACACCCTCTATGCCGAGGGGCAGCGTCGCTACGTCGAGTCACTCTCCACCTATGCCCGTCAGTTTCTGGGACAGATGAATAAACCCGACGTCGACCTCCTGGAAGGTCTCTCACCTGCGGTCTCCATCGAGCAGAAAACCACCAGCCGCAACCCCCGTTCCACAGTGGGCACGGTCACCGAAATCTACGATCACCTGCGCCTGCTTTTTGCCCGCGCTGGCCAGCCCCATTGCCCGGAATGCGGCCAGCCCATTCGCTCCCAGTCGATTCACGATATGATCGAGACGATTCTCGCTCGCCCCGAGGGAGAGAAAATGATCCTGCTGGCCCCCCTGGTCACACAGAAAAAGGGGCAGCACGAGCAGGTTTTTCAACGGTTACGCAAGGAAGGTTTCGTCCGCGTTCGGGTGGACGGCGAGGTTCGCCAACTCAGCGAGGAGATCAGCCTAGAGAAGAACAAGCACCATTTCATCGAGGCAGTGGTCGACCGCCTGGTGATCAAACCCTCCATCCGCAGACGGCTCGATGAATCGGTCTCAACTGCGGTAGCGCTCGGCGGTGGCACCATGCTGGCCCACTTCCCTGACAGCGGTGAAGAGGTCCTTTTCAGTGAGTCCGCCGCCTGTCACCAGTGCGGCATCTCCCTGCCTGAACTCTCGACCCAGCTGTTTTCTTTTAACAACCCGCAAGGAGCCTGTCCGGTCTGCAGTGGCCTGGGCATCAACCAGTTCATTGACGAGGAGCTGATCGTCCCTGATGATTCACTCTCCTTACTTGAGGGAGCCATTGTCCCCTGGACCCGGCGTCGGCTCTCCACCCAGGCAGATAATTGGATCGAGGCCTTTGCTCGCCACTATCGCTTTGACCCGGCCACTCCTTTTGCCGACCTCCCGGCTAAGGTCAAGAAAGGACTGCTTCACGGAACCGGCAAAACCAAGCTGGAGTTCATCCATACCCGGGGCAAACGAAGTCTGGTTTCCAACCTGGCCTTTGAAGGGGTCGTGCCACGGCTCAATCGTCTCTTTCGTGAGACCAGTTCTTCGCGCATGCGCGAGGAGATCGAAGGGTTCATGACGGAACAGGGCTGCCCGGCCTGCCACGGAGCCCGGCTCAAACCCGAGGCCCTGGCTGTGCGCGTGGGGCAATGGTCAATTATTGACCTCTGCCGCATGGCCATTGAGCAGTTAATCAGCGAGATGGAGACGATCAGCTTTGAAAAACGCCAGGGGATTATTGCCGCCCCCATTCTCAAAGAAATCCGCGAACGGCTCTTTTTTCTCCATGGCGTTGGCCTGGGCTACCTTTCCCTGGACCGCCGCGCCGGAACGCTTTCCGGTGGAGAGGCCCAGCGCATCCGACTGGCCTCACAAATCGGTTCGGGCCTGGCGGGTGTTCTCTATATTCTCGATGAACCCTCCATCGGCCTGCATCAACGTGATAACAACAAGCTGATCAAGACCCTGATCACCCTGCGTGATCTCGGCAATACAGTCATCGTGGTCGAGCACGACTCTGATACCATTGCCAGCGCCGACCATGTGCTTGATATCGGCCCAGGGGCTGGCGTGCATGGTGGCGAGATTCTTTACTCCGGACCAGTCCCAGGTCTGCTGGATTGTGAGGAATCGCAAACCGGCGGCTATCTCTCCGGGCGGCTCAAGATCGAGGTGCCCCAAAAACGCCGTCCCCAACAGATCAAAATAGGCCGCTGCATCGAGGTGGTCGGAGCGACCATCAACAACCTACAGAATCTGAGGGTTCAGTTTCCTTTGGGCGTCATGACCTGCGTCACCGGTGTTTCTGGCTCTGGAAAGAGTTCGCTGGTCATCGAGACCCTATTCAATGAGGCCCAACGTTCCTTCACCGACCGCAAAGGCTACCTGCGTGGACCTCAGTTGCTCAAAGGCCTAGACCTGCTCGACAAGGTGATTGATATCGACCAGAGCCCCATCGGTCGTACGCCGCGCTCCAATCCGGCGACGTATACCGGTGTGATGACACCGATTCGCGAGTTGCTGGCCCGTCTGCCCGAATCCCGGGCCAGGGGCTACCAGCCCGGACGTTTCAGCTTCAACCTCAAGGGCGGCCGTTGCGAGACCTGCGAGGGAGATGGAGTGCTCCGCATTGCCATGCATTTTCTCCCAGATATCTACGTCACCTGTGAACGCTGCCAGGGGAAACGCTACAACGAGGAAACCCTGGAAATTGAGTACAAGGGCAAAAACATTGCCGATATTCTCCAGATGACCGTGGAAGAGGCCCTGGACTTCTTCCAAAACGTCCCCCCCATTGCCGGACGACTCCAGACTATTGTCGATGTAGGTTTAGGCTATCTCAGCCTGGGACAGAGCTCCGTAACCCTCTCCGGCGGTGAGGCTCAGCGGGTCAAACTTGCCAAAGAGTTGAGCCGACGCTCCACCGGCAAGACCCTCTATATTCTCGATGAACCCACCACCGGCCTCCACCCGGCAGATATTCAGCACCTGTTGCAGGTGCTCAGTCGCCTGGTGGACAGTGGCAATACGGTGGTGGTGATCGAACACAACCTGGATGTGATCAAGACTGCAGACTGGGTCATCGATATTGGACCTGAGGGTGGCAGCGGCGGTGGCCAGGTCATTGCTGCGGGTACTCCAGAGGACATTGCCAAGGAATCCAAATCTTACACCGGCATGTTTCTTAAGCAGTTTTTAAACGGAACCTCGTGA
- the secB gene encoding protein-export chaperone SecB, with protein MADQTEQQNIPIFRMQKMYIKDFSFESPGAPKVFLNKGQNPKVDFNLQLKNQKLDDDHSEVSIAITAKVLDNNNEDQVMFIVEIEHAAVFMMKNIPEEHHERVLSVDCPLMLFPFTRQIVCQAAVDGGFMPFLMEPINFVALYDNAKNQKQDA; from the coding sequence ATGGCAGACCAGACCGAGCAACAGAATATCCCGATTTTTCGTATGCAGAAGATGTACATCAAGGACTTCTCTTTTGAGAGCCCTGGGGCTCCCAAGGTATTCCTGAATAAAGGTCAAAACCCCAAAGTAGACTTCAATCTTCAGCTGAAAAACCAAAAGCTCGATGATGATCACAGCGAAGTTTCCATTGCTATTACTGCCAAAGTTCTGGATAACAACAACGAGGATCAGGTAATGTTCATCGTTGAAATCGAGCACGCAGCTGTCTTCATGATGAAAAACATTCCAGAAGAACATCACGAGCGCGTATTGTCTGTAGACTGCCCGTTGATGCTGTTTCCCTTCACCCGCCAGATCGTCTGTCAGGCAGCTGTTGACGGTGGTTTCATGCCGTTTCTGATGGAGCCGATCAACTTCGTTGCCCTCTACGACAACGCCAAGAATCAGAAGCAGGACGCCTGA
- the fabB gene encoding beta-ketoacyl-ACP synthase I codes for MRRVVITGMGIVSPLGDSTSEVLQSLQEGRSGARFHEYYQEIGLRAQIGSFTRIDIKDHLDKKNLRFMGNAAAYASIALSQAVVDAGLKVHEVSTPRTGLIIGSGGTSAENVVATADVMRKKGLKRLSPFMVPRTMSSTVSACLTSTHGIKGVCYSISSACATGSHCIGAAMEQIQLGKQDIVFAGGSDEEHWTQTAMFDSMGALSTKYNKTPERASRPYDRNRDGFVVANGGGIVVLEEYERAKKRGATIYGEVVGYGATADGAEMVQPSGEGAVRCIQMALATAGDKIDYINAHGTSTPIGDLVELRAIREVFGEANPPISSTKSLSGHSLGAAGVHEAIYSLLMLNHNFIAGTSNIEEMDPEAEGMHIVTENRDAGLTTVMSNSYGFGGTNACLIFRKVE; via the coding sequence ATGCGACGAGTAGTTATTACAGGGATGGGTATTGTCTCGCCGCTGGGAGATAGCACCTCTGAGGTGTTGCAGTCCCTGCAGGAAGGGCGTTCAGGGGCTCGTTTTCACGAGTACTATCAGGAGATTGGCCTGCGTGCTCAGATCGGCAGTTTTACCCGGATTGACATTAAAGATCATTTGGACAAGAAAAACCTGCGTTTCATGGGGAATGCAGCAGCCTACGCCTCCATAGCCCTTTCTCAGGCGGTGGTCGATGCCGGATTAAAGGTGCATGAAGTGTCAACTCCTCGGACCGGGCTGATTATTGGTTCAGGGGGGACCTCGGCGGAAAATGTGGTTGCCACGGCTGATGTCATGCGAAAAAAAGGGCTCAAGCGGCTGAGTCCCTTCATGGTACCACGAACCATGTCGAGCACGGTTTCCGCCTGCCTCACCTCCACCCACGGGATCAAAGGTGTCTGCTACTCCATCTCCTCAGCCTGTGCCACTGGCTCGCACTGTATCGGTGCGGCCATGGAGCAGATCCAGCTGGGAAAACAGGATATTGTCTTTGCTGGTGGCTCAGACGAGGAGCACTGGACCCAGACCGCCATGTTTGACTCCATGGGTGCTCTCTCCACCAAGTATAACAAGACCCCGGAGCGAGCGTCTCGCCCCTATGATCGCAACCGTGATGGTTTTGTCGTGGCCAATGGCGGCGGTATTGTCGTGCTTGAGGAGTATGAGCGGGCGAAAAAGCGTGGGGCAACAATCTATGGCGAGGTGGTCGGCTATGGTGCCACTGCCGATGGTGCCGAGATGGTTCAGCCTTCAGGTGAGGGGGCGGTGCGCTGTATTCAGATGGCACTTGCCACAGCAGGAGACAAGATCGATTACATTAATGCCCACGGCACCTCCACACCCATTGGTGATCTGGTCGAGTTGCGGGCCATCCGTGAGGTTTTTGGCGAGGCCAATCCTCCCATTAGCTCCACCAAGTCCCTCTCCGGTCATAGCCTGGGAGCCGCCGGGGTCCATGAGGCCATCTACAGTCTGTTGATGCTCAACCACAACTTCATTGCCGGTACGTCCAACATCGAAGAGATGGATCCCGAAGCTGAAGGTATGCATATCGTTACAGAGAATCGTGATGCAGGGCTCACCACGGTGATGAGTAACAGCTACGGCTTTGGTGGGACCAATGCCTGTCTGATTTTTCGAAAGGTGGAATAG
- a CDS encoding SDR family oxidoreductase — MQKTICITGATSGFGLACAERFAAEGWQMILTGRRTDRLQALQQKLGATVPVHIAELDVRDFKAVEAMVADLPEAFQDIDVLVNNAGLALGLAGADKTDIADWETMIDTNVKGLCYLTRCVLPHMVERNQGHIINMGSVAGNYPYPGGNVYGATKAFVKQFSRNLLTDLNHTKVRVTNIEPGLAESEFSVVRFHGDQQKADAVYKGTEPLRPVDIAEIVHWVTSVPPHVNINTVEVMPVCQSCGPLAIHRDE; from the coding sequence ATGCAGAAAACTATTTGTATTACCGGAGCTACCTCCGGATTTGGTCTGGCCTGCGCCGAACGTTTTGCCGCTGAAGGCTGGCAAATGATTCTCACCGGCCGAAGAACCGACCGTTTGCAGGCGTTGCAGCAGAAGTTGGGTGCAACGGTGCCGGTCCATATAGCTGAGCTTGACGTGCGTGATTTCAAGGCGGTTGAAGCCATGGTGGCTGACCTGCCTGAAGCTTTTCAAGATATAGATGTTCTGGTCAATAATGCCGGGCTGGCCCTTGGGCTGGCAGGGGCGGACAAAACCGATATTGCCGACTGGGAGACCATGATCGATACCAATGTCAAAGGGCTCTGCTACCTGACCCGCTGCGTTCTGCCGCATATGGTCGAGCGCAATCAGGGGCATATCATCAATATGGGTTCTGTCGCCGGAAACTACCCCTATCCAGGCGGTAACGTCTATGGTGCGACGAAGGCCTTTGTTAAACAGTTTTCCCGGAACCTGTTGACTGACCTGAATCATACCAAGGTCCGGGTGACCAATATCGAGCCCGGTCTGGCCGAGAGTGAGTTCTCCGTGGTTCGTTTTCATGGCGACCAGCAGAAGGCGGACGCGGTTTATAAGGGCACCGAACCGCTCAGGCCTGTGGATATCGCTGAGATTGTCCATTGGGTGACCAGTGTGCCACCGCACGTAAACATAAACACTGTAGAGGTCATGCCGGTCTGCCAAAGCTGCGGTCCCCTGGCCATTCATCGAGACGAGTAA
- a CDS encoding ferritin has product MMKKKMLKALNEQINAEMFSSYLYLSMESYFQSISLTGFAAWMRAQVQEEMMHAMKFYDFVNERGGKVILEAIDKPESTWDSPLAAFEAIQKHEEHVTSLINDLVDLAISEKDHATNNFLQWFVSEQVEEEASVGEVVEKLKLIKDNPSGLFMMDAELGKRVFTMPAATE; this is encoded by the coding sequence ATGATGAAGAAAAAGATGCTCAAAGCCCTGAACGAACAGATCAATGCAGAAATGTTTTCATCCTACCTCTACCTGTCAATGGAATCCTATTTTCAGTCCATTAGCCTCACCGGTTTCGCAGCCTGGATGCGGGCGCAGGTTCAGGAAGAGATGATGCATGCCATGAAATTTTATGACTTCGTCAATGAGCGTGGTGGCAAGGTTATCCTTGAGGCCATTGACAAACCCGAATCCACCTGGGATTCGCCCCTGGCGGCCTTTGAGGCAATTCAAAAACACGAAGAGCATGTAACCAGCCTCATCAACGACTTGGTTGACCTGGCGATCAGCGAGAAAGACCACGCCACCAACAATTTCCTCCAGTGGTTTGTTTCTGAGCAGGTGGAAGAAGAAGCCTCGGTCGGTGAGGTTGTCGAGAAACTGAAACTGATCAAGGACAACCCCTCTGGATTGTTTATGATGGATGCGGAACTGGGGAAACGCGTATTCACCATGCCCGCTGCGACTGAATAA